tcacctgtaaactgGGACAATATTAGGACCTACCAGATAGGGTTATTGAGAGGtccaaatgtgtgtgtatgtgtgtgtaaccATTTATGTATAGGATCATACATACCAGATGTATGTGACAGTGCATGGCACAGAGTAAGCATGTTATTATTAGTCATTATATTACTAGTATGTTATTGTATCATATTAAATTAGTATATTGTTATGTTATGTATCATCATGTATTATATTACTATTATGTAGATATTACCATATTGTTATGATGTTATGTATTGTCttgtattatatttctattatttctttttcaaaaattgtctTCATTGAtactagagagagaagaagagagagaaacatcaacttgttgttccacttatgtatgcattcactggttgcttattgtatgtgccctgactggggatcaaacccacaaccttagtgtgTTGGGACAgcgctctaacaaactgagctacccagccagggcattgtTATTTCTTCCACAGCCCTCATGCAACTGTGGGCAAGAAGTGTCTATTCCATCCTCACAACACGTACATGTATGCCCACCATCACCGCCCTGAGTGTTACCATGCGAGTCCAAGCCGCCACCATCCTTGATCAGACCCCAGCCAGACTACCTAGACTCCCTGGTTTTACTGTTGCCCCCTTAAAGTTTGGTCTCTCCACTGCAATTACagtggtctttatttttttactattgattttagagtggaaaggggggagagagatagaaacatcaatttggtTTTGctcttactgatgcattcattggtggattcttaTACGTGGCCTGAtggaggatcaaacccacaaccttggcatattgggacaatactctaaccaactgagcaacccaacCAGGGCACAGTGGTCTCGCAAACTCAGAATTCAGATGGTGTCATGCTCTCATCCCAGCCCTACTTATCATGCTGACTCTCCAACCCACACTATTCAGCATGGCCCACAGGAACCTCATGGTCTCCCCACTCCCTACCTCTGCTCCtcatctcttgctgcttctcaccTGCATTCAGCTCCAGTCACCTCAGGCCTTTCTTTCAGGTGCTCAACATGCCGAGTGCCTCCCAACCTTAAGACTTTTCATATGTTGTTCCCTCTGCTTCCATACTCTCCCCTCAGTTCACTGTGTGGCTCATTTTGTCACTTCATACAGGCCTCAGCTCAGTTGTCACTTTCTCATTAAGCTGTCCTTGACCAGCCTGACTCAATAAGCCCCCTGCTGTCTTTCTACGCCCCTCACTCTGCTTTATTGTTTGTCATTCACTTACCTCCACCTAgaacttgaaaatatatttatttgtttacttatttactgtCTGATTTCCAACTAGAATATAATATCTATGATTTAAGTGATCTGGGATTTCTGGTTTACAGTggtccttaaaaattaaaaaaaatatatagatgaattaaattttaaagctcAAGAATGAgcactggctgggtagctcagttggttagaacatcatctctatatgccaaggttgcgggttttattcccagtcagggcacatacaagagtcagtcaatgaaaacataaataagtggaacaacaaatcaatgtttctctctctctctctctttctttctcaaatcaataaataaaatttttaaaaaaagaatgttcaatGACATATATGGACTGTTGTGGCTTttgatataagaaatattttggtaTTTCTAGAGAACACTCTAGAAAGTGGTCAGGAAGCATGGCTGATGCCTTACCTGTCAAAGAGTCTTGTTCTCAGAGCCTAGAGCCATCATGGGACAGAAAGTCCCCAGAGGAGCCCTTAGACAAATTCCCAagaagatgagagagaaacaaccaAGAGGGGATGGATGGCTCAGAGCCAATCCCACCTGAAGTCATTAATGCTGGCCCATCCCCAAGGTCTTTCTTGTCCACAGCTTATAAGTGAGGATTCATCCTGAATGAGGAATCCCAGCCTGGATCTCTAACACTCACCTCCATCCCTTGGAGATCCAGCCTTCCACCAGCCCCACTCAGCAAAGGTGGCTTTGCCTGTTACTGGTGGGAGTAGCCAGGAGGCTCAGCCAGGTAGGTCCTGCTGCTCAACCTTCTAGTGCCTCCCATCTCACATCTGGGGTGACTTGAAGCAGCAGAGCAGCCATTAAAACCTGCAGAATCATCAGCCAGGTTTGAACTCCAGCATGGCCACTACTAGCTATGAGACCCTGGgcaaattgcttaacctctctgtgccttggtttttctATCTGTGAAATGGACTGATAAAATAGTACCTGCCttcccaggtggctcagttgggtggagtgtcatcctgtacagcGAAAGTCTGCAGGTTAgatttctgatcagggcacatacgagagaaaaccaattgatgtttctctctctcactctctctctctcttgcctttcctctctctaaaatcagtaaacatatcattgggctgttttttaaaaaacagttcctGCCATCAAGGGCTATTGGGAGGATTGCATAATATGCATGAAAAGCACCCAGGCTCTCGGGAAGTGAGGTTTAAATGCTGGAGATTGCTCTGCTGATGTGATACAAAGAACTCAAGACTAAGTTAGCGCAGCACCCTTGGAGCTATTGGCATTGTGAGGTCAGATTACTGTGCTgcggggctgccctgtgcattgttGAATATTCAGTagcagccctgggctctgcccactGGAAGCCAGGAGCATCTTCCCTGGttgtgacaataaaaaatgtctccagacactgccacaCACCCCATGGTAGGGACACGGTCACTCCCAGTTCAGAACCACTGCTCTGAGTGAGCTCCCCATGAGTGGAGGCGTGTGCATGAGGCTATGAGACTGCAGGGCGGCGGTACTTTGGGAGACACACAGGCTTTGGGGAAGAGGGAGTTCCTGAAATCTTATTCTACCCCTGAACTGATACTTCTGTGTCCCACATCAGCCAGGCTCATTTCTCCCAGGGCTGATGGCTCTGATCTGGAGACTCTGCTTGTCTCCATTATTTCAAACTATGACATATGGGGTATTAACTTACATCCAGGAAGTTCTGAGAAACGCAGAATCAGCTATTTGGAGAAAATGATACAGGCGCACTGTGTtttacgtgccaggcactgttctgagggCTACATTTGATTCCACTTTCATGGTGGGAAGTGTCATCATTATTTCTGTGcattacagataaagaaaccatagtgcaaacaaaacagagacagactcagatacagagaacagactgacagctgtaggaGGGAAGGGCGAATGagggctaggtgaaaaaggtgaagggattaagcaaaacaaaaaaaatgaaactcacagatgcagacaacagcatggtggttaccagagggaagggagtggggtaggtagaagaggataaagaggggataaatggtgatagaaggagacctggggtggtgaacacacgatacagtatacagatgatgtactatagaattgttcCCCTGAAACCTATACAGTTTTGTttatcaatgtcaccccaataaactcaattaaaaacaaaaagtataaaagaaaagagaaggaatcaaagcccagagaggttaagtaacttatctgaggtcacacaactagtaagtgacagagctggggtctgaacccaggcagcctctcTCCTAGTCTGTGCTGTAAACCATGACACAAACTGCCTCATGGTTGTGCCAGTGCTGGTGAAACCTATTTTCTCATGACAGGATCCTGCCATCCAACAAAAGCTGAGCTGATAATCCAATAACAATTTAATAATAAACACGGACTGCCTCCAGCTGAAGGAAAGGGGCTGGATCCCTGCCAGACAAGGTCCCTGTGTCTTGGCCCCCGAAGGCTCTGTGGAACTGTGTGGAAATGCCTTTGCAAGCCACTGGATTTGCAGGTGAGAATGCTGAAACAAAGTAGGACAATAATAACAActaagagccctggccaggtggctcagttgattggaccaTCATCCCGTACATaaagaggttgcaggtttgattcctgatcagggcacatgtctaggttgtgggttggattcctggtcagggcatgtatgggaggcaacaaatcaatgtttctttctcacatcaatgttttccttctctccctctctctctctctttctctctctctctccacccccccaaaaaaaatcaattttaaaaaacagatatcttctgatgaagattaaaaaaaataataagtgcaAGGGCTTACCAGGTCAGAGCATAATATCAGTCCTTTCCAAGTGATGCACGCATAAataccatatttcttttttaagtaaatttggaaAAACGTGAATGATATGAGAAAAATATGTGTAGAGAAGGCAAGATGAGTTGGCCAAGGCGTGCAGAATTTGATCTCCTGCAAGCTGTGTTCTGTTGCAACACCATAATTCTTGATGGTGGTAACAGATGTTGCCAAGTTTCTTTTCATCAGCTCTTTGCAGAACATCAGCACACATTTCATCTCCTTCCTGAATGCAACATCTGGAAAGTTGGGGGCGTGTTGTTGTCTCTCCAGGCgcatattaaaataattcatagccctagccaggtagctcagttgattagagcatcttCTCTctatgcccaggttgtgggtttgatccctggccagggtacatacaagaatcaaccaagtagaccaacaaatcattgtttctccctctccctttatatctctctcttgctcaattcaataaataaaaaaattaaattaaagtaattcacagccctggccagtgtggctcacttggttggagtgtcatcctgtaaaccaaaaggtcatgggtttgattccccgtcagggcacatgcctaggttgcaggtttggtctctaGTCagagtgtgtgcaagaggcaaccaatcaatgtttctctctcacattgatgtttctctctctccccttcccttcctctctctctaaaatcaataagcatgtccttgggtcaggataaaaaaataataattcccaaCTGCACAATTAGCAATGTTCATCCATTTACCCCATGAAACCATCTCACATGGGTACCTGTGGGATGCTGAGGGAAACCAGGTTACAATATCTGTTTCCCAGGATCTTGTGGGGGATGAGAAGGGGACAAAGGGCATTAGCTATGCGGCTATGttgcttatttcttttacttcaaCATGGGAAGGCTCCACTTCCTGAGGAGGAACAGTATCTTGTGATACAAGCAAGAGGACTGAGGAGGCGGGAGGCTGTTTCATTGTCTAGGGCTGCTGTtgttaaaacaacacacatgtGCTTTCTTGCAGGTTCAGAAACCCAAAGTCCGAAAAGGATCTCACAGAGCTGAAAACAATGGTTTGGCTAGCTGCATCTTTTCCTGGAGGGCCCAGTAGAACTTGttcttttgccttaaaaaaaacttactgattttggagaggggggggggagaaaagagagattgatttattgttctacttatttatgcactcaatGGTtgaatcttgtatgtgccctgactgggattgaaccggCAAACTTTTGGTGCGTGGGAAGTTGCTCCAATGAATTTAGCCACCTCACCAGGGCATGTATGTATGGTTAATGAACAATATTTGAGCCTCCTTCCAGCCTCTGCTCACCCAGCTTCTTCTCCACTTCCTCCCAGGTCTTAAATACTGTTGGTTCTTCTCATGCGCTGCTACCAGAGCACCCTCCAGAACATGACCAACCTCACGGCAGTATCTGTCTTCCTCCTCCGGGGCTTCTCAGCTGTCCCTGAGTTACAGCTGCTCAGTGTGGTCGCCTTCCTTCTCCTTTACCTGGCTGCAATTCTGGGAAATGTCTCCATCGTGGCTGCTGTGACCCTCGATGCCCACCTGCAcacgcccatgtacttcttcctcaagCACCTTTCCCTGGTGGATATCTGCTCCCTGtccaccaccctgccccgggCCCTGGTGGCCACCATGCTGGGCTCTGGGGACATTTCCCTCCTTGCATGTGCTTCCCAACTCTTTGCCTTTGTCAGCCTTGGGTCCACGGAGTGTTTTCTCATCACCTCCATGGCTTACGATCGTTGTCTGGCCATCTACAGGCCCCTGGTATACGGGGTAGCTATGAGCCGCAGGGCCTGTGTGTCCCTGGTGGCAGTGGCCTGGGTTGGTGGGCTCCTCTTCTCCACCTTCCACACAGCCAATACCTTCTCCCTACCCTTCTGTGATCCCCTTGTGATTGAccactttttctgtgacatcCCTCCAATCATGCGCCTAGCCTGTGCCAATGAGGATGCCCACGAGGCTGCTGGATTTGCAGTCAGCGGCTGTGTCATCATGAGCTGCTTTGCCCTCACTGTCTTGTCCTACGTCCGAATTCTGGCCACGGTTGCTCAGATCCGCTCTGTGGCTGGCCGCCTGAAGGCCTTCTCCACATGCTCTTCCCACCTGGCCACTGTGATGCTGTTTTATGGCGCTGGCAGCTCTGCCTACATGAGGCCCAGTGCCCATTCCTCCCCACTGCAAGGACGCCTGGCTGCTGTCTTCTACtccatcctcacccccaccctgaaCCCActcatctacagcctgaggaacaaggaCATGAAGGGAGCCCTGTGGAAGCTCTACCTGCAGGTGTCATTCTAGGACATGGGAGGGACTCAGAAACCCACCCTCATGGGATGCCCCCAGACAGGGCCTgagttgggtttttaaaaattacttgtccATATTAAAATACTGAgatacttgccctggctgggtagcttagttggttagagtgttgtcctgatatgcaaggttgcaggttcaattcctggtcagggcacatataagaatcaaccagtaaaagtataaataagtggaaaaaacaaatcactgtttctctctttcttcctctctctctaaaatcaataaataaaaaacttaaaatattgagAGACCTCCCTTAAAAATTAAGCATTCCAGATCCTCTTGACAAATCAGAAGATCTGGTAACAGGAGGGTCTGTGGTTGGGActattcctcctcctcttcaccaCATCGCCATCCTACCCACCTGGCTCTCTGAGGAGCATAAGTttgcattatttctttcctttaacccAAACCTGTCTTTTTAACCTGGAAGGCTGAAGTGGGCTAGGTACCATGGCCTGGGTCCTGTACTTCCCTCATCAAAGGTCCCACTTGGAGGAGATCTGAATACCAAAGGCCTGGGTACCAGCCTGGACCAGAGCTTCCTGCCTGGATCTGTTAAtgtgagggtggggctgggctgctcCCTTCAGGTGGTTTTCATAAGTGTGTGCAAGTGTGGGCATGTGCACTTACCCACCCACACTGCTAGGCTTCTCTGCATTTTCACGGAGAGAGGGTTCCCAGCTTTCACTAACATTTCAAGAGcatctgtggccctggctggtgtggctcagtggactgagtgctggcctgtgaactaaaaagttgctggttcaattcccagtcaggtcacatgccttggtcgtaggccaggtccccagtagagggtgtgcaagaggcaaccacacattaatgtttctccctctctccgcctctctctaaaataaataatctttaaaaagaaaagaatccttaaaaaataagagtatCTGTGGCCCCTCAACTGTTTCTGGAAGCCTGGTGTTTGGTTGCCTTGGATGCATGCAGTGGGGCAATGCTGAAGTGACCCCATTCCTGGGATGCTGGCTTTTTAtgagaaatcaaaaaaaaaaaaaaacctacacaaGAAAACCCACAGCTACAACAATATGTaggaataatgaaggaaaacatgtGGTCTtatatgaaaactacaaaacttcaCTGATTGATATAAAAGCTTGGATGCATGAAAGGACAAGAGCATATTTGTAGGTGCTAAGATTAACTATAACAATGTTAATTCTCCCTAATTCATTTATAAGTTCAATAATTATCTAAAGGCTGTTTTTAATTGATAAACAAATTTTCtataagaataaacaaatattctagaagaataacataaaattatagtttttcatataaatatacatacatctGCTTTAAggggtaatgatggaaaattcattaaatacataaaaattcaacTACAGAGCTAGAATAAAATAGGGCAACAAAACAGTGAAACAAAGTAGATGATCCAGATCCAGATCTGACACTAATTAATGTGGGGACAATTAACAATGGGAGATGGCAATTTTGATCCTTTCTTCACACAGtacaccaaaataaaattaagaatgttTAAAGCACAGTGAAACAAAATACTGAAAACTGCAGAATAAAACACTAATGTTTAGGAAAAAGTTAGATTTTGTAGGCTTTGAAAACAGATGTTTGAGCTATATAAAAATTGAAACCTTGTCAAAAGAAGTATTTCGAAAAAATTCCAAacagaaaagtataaacaaaGTGAAGAGAAAAAGCTAATATCTTTATTCTATAAAGAGCTTGTTTGAATTGATGGGAAGAGCAAATATAATTGCCTAACAGTCTTAGAGGAAAATGTTCAACCTCCTCCAGTGTGCTCATCTGCTCTGCCCCTTCTTCCCCGCAGGTGAGCAGGCAGGCAGCTGGCTCTGCCTGCAGCCCCACCGCCCGCTGCAAGAGACACACATGTGCACCGCTGGCTGTGCATTGGAAATCCGGCCAGACCCCTCAAGCCTGATTCCTATTAGGTGTGCATTGTTTGCCTAAAGGAAAAAaggtttttctcattttgaaattcAACAGAATAGTCCTGGATGCTATTAAAACTCAAGCTGTTCCCTTCAGGTGATCCTGCCATCAGATTGACAGTACTtgtatttgagaaaaaataaagacgaAGGGGTCATCTGTCCTCCAGCCCTTTTCTCTACCCCTGTATTTTCTACTCCCCGCCCCCcgcaataaaaacagaaaacaccagACTTTATTTATATGTATTGATGTAGGTCtaggtgaagaaaaagaaatgtttcactgctctgtttatttaaaaaaagaaagaaaacaaaatgtgcaaCCTCCTTAACAATCAAATACATGCAATTAATTAAATTCCCTTTCCCCTAGTCAATTAGTGAAAATGACAAATGCTCTTACTACACAATACCAGAAAGGCTGTGTGAACTCCCACTGCCTCGTGTTCCAACAGTGCAAACTGGTGAAATGTTTTCAAAGGGACTTGAATATATACGTATCAAGAACCTCAAAAAATTATACCCCTTCTGACCCAGAAATTCCCCTTTTGGCTATATCTAACCTTAAGCACTAAAATGTTCCTTAAAGTATCATTTATAGTTAGGAAAAATCAGAACTAAATTAAGTGCTCAAACAGAGACAGAGTGCCACCTATACAAAGCTCTGGGTATACTTTGCAGTTATTAATGAGGTGGTAACGACAGACAAGGGGTGACAAAGCAGTGTGTCAGCTATAAGGCAGGTGCAAACATAAGATACTGTTGTACATTGAACAACCATGGCTTTATGAAAACTAAACACCTCTGAATAAGTTGTACAGTCCCATGAGTAAAAGGGTGAAAAGGCATAGATGTACCGTAAAAACTAGACCTCTCCTCACTATATTctggtaattattattatttttaaagattttatttatttattgttagagagaggggaatggagggaaaaagagaaggaaagaaacatcaatttgtggttgcctctcacgtgtcccctgctggggacctggcaacaacccaggcatgtgccctgactgggaattgaaccggcaaccctttggttttcagtctggcgctcaatccactgagccacaccagccaagcaTCTCCTAATTATGTTTAAATCATAACAAAACAAGCCAAAACATTAATGGTGTCTGTGATGTATTTGGAGCTGGTGGTTGCAGAGAGCAGAAAAGAGATCTTACGCCTttcaataaaacagaaattgtCTTTAATGAATCAAgtattactttaaaatgaaaaacaaacattaatCCTTCGCAAGTGCAATGATGGAAACTGAGTTGATGCGAATCAGTAAGAACAAGCacaaagtcacatagctaaaTAGGTAAAGGGCCTGGATTATACCCAGAGAAGTTTAAAGGCAGGTGGGGGAAATAATTCACTTTTTTGTAAGCAAAATAATCACTTTTAAGCAAATAATCACTTTTTGGCTTATCAAATAGGCAAactttttttgttg
The sequence above is drawn from the Desmodus rotundus isolate HL8 chromosome 12, HLdesRot8A.1, whole genome shotgun sequence genome and encodes:
- the LOC112313901 gene encoding olfactory receptor 10AG1, which gives rise to MRCYQSTLQNMTNLTAVSVFLLRGFSAVPELQLLSVVAFLLLYLAAILGNVSIVAAVTLDAHLHTPMYFFLKHLSLVDICSLSTTLPRALVATMLGSGDISLLACASQLFAFVSLGSTECFLITSMAYDRCLAIYRPLVYGVAMSRRACVSLVAVAWVGGLLFSTFHTANTFSLPFCDPLVIDHFFCDIPPIMRLACANEDAHEAAGFAVSGCVIMSCFALTVLSYVRILATVAQIRSVAGRLKAFSTCSSHLATVMLFYGAGSSAYMRPSAHSSPLQGRLAAVFYSILTPTLNPLIYSLRNKDMKGALWKLYLQVSF